Genomic segment of Populus trichocarpa isolate Nisqually-1 chromosome 12, P.trichocarpa_v4.1, whole genome shotgun sequence:
TCAATATAATGTCAGCAATTGCCAAAGCAAACAAGGCACTTTGTCTCTCGAACGCAGTGTTGTCCTGAAACAGCACACATCCCAGATTACAAGTAGTACCAAGATTTTTGCATAGTATGAGTCATTAAGTTCTCAAAAAGATTTCTTACTAAGTTTATCTGGCCTTCTATATGCATGCAGTCACAGCTTGAAACCGTAAAGTAATGCCACTAAAAGGGATTGAGACCATTCAGTAATGTTTGGGCTCAGCATTCGATAAGAAATACAAAACTTTTGAGATTGGAACCAGTTTCGAATATCacaggaattgaaaaaaataaaattcaacaatcAAACTATTCccaatatatataagaaaaatcataatcaataCAACATAAAGCACTCATAAATTCTTATAGATCCTCCCGTTAGTGTTGCACTCATGATTGGAGATGGTGAGAAGTGAAACTACAGAGTCATTTAAAAGGCAAAACATGGGCTGGCCCCCATCTGTTAACTTTAACAAATCTCACCAACAAAAGGCCTTAATACTGCAGATTACTCGAAGTTTTACGACATGgcagatgaaattaaaagttgagtGATGGATAGATCTGTTGAtttattagaaacaaaaaaggatagatgtaacaatatcaaacacaacaTGTAACAAGCCACTATTGGCAAAACAAAGCTAAAATAAGAGCACCAATACAAAGCACTAAGTACCTCGCCTCTCGCATTGCTGTCGGTTCCCTCGAAATCCATGGCAATTGTGAAAGGCTTCATATCATTACACTTGGCAATCCAAATGCCCTTGGTTGTTTGACCTCTGAAACATGTATAAGCAGACTGTCTTCCTCTTTCGTTTATACAAAGAACTACAAAAACACATATTCTCCCTTCTAAAactgtaaaattgaaaaaaccaaaaatatcaaaCCTTCGTTTGTATGCATCCAGCATCTTGAAATTGGTACCGAAGACATGATTCATCAGGGTGCTCTTCCCTGTTAACAAAGAATGCGAATTAAACTCTACATGCGGTGATCAAACTCCAGGCTCTAACTGTGATTGCTGTCAATATCAAATGTAcctcttgaaaacaaaattcaagggACACGCTTGATGTCATTCGCGCATCAACAGACCCAAAACCCATAATTTCGCAAACAGAACAGAACTAAACTCAAAGCCAAACAAGttcaattttgcaaaaaaaaaaaaaaacaaaaagcagcCACCATTTGGGTTATGAAGTTTCAGAGAGACCATTTGTAATCAACTtcacataaagaaaaaatacataGTATAATTTGATCAACTTCACATGAACACCAACAAAGGGTCACCAGTCACTAAGAAGTATGAACTGAGAAGAACAGAAACATACCGCTGCTTTGTGGGCCAATGATGGCAACAATAGCATAGGAGAGAACGCCCTGGGCAAACTCAGTGGCTGTCATGAAGTCTTTGAGCCCTTCCACGTTGAACTTGCCATTCCCATCAATCAGCTGCATGCCTTCCTCCATTTTCATTACCGATCGAACTCAAAAAACAGCAACTTcttttgaagtcttctttcctagGGTTATGCTTTTTTTCGGACTGCTTACAAACAGCACCAAAAAAGAAATGGGTATCTAATACCATAATAAAGTCAATTGACCCCATTAGATTCCTTCGGTTGGAAGCCCTTTTGCTTTTGAGCTCTGAAGTACGAAAAAAGAAAGGGAGTTACAATTCCTTTATAAAgttagtgtttttgtttttgggttttgaacgattatttttccttttgaagtcaaagattattgtttttcttgtagcatttcttttctttgcttgtattctcaagaaatatttttcatgacagGTTAACGTCATGGAACTCGTTAGTCGTTACTTCGAAGAATGTAATAATTTCTGCTTGTCTTGACACCTGAAAGTGCTTGGCAATGTATTTACTGCAAACACATCATCCAATGATAGTGTAATGGCTCGCGTACCGTTGGAAAATTTAGACTACACTCTATTTGAAAATCTGAGGTAGCGTTCAGACCGATATTTCTCTCTCTTAGAAATAGTTTGGGGTTTCTTTTGTAGTGATTGTGGCTGTACACGAGATTACCATATATTTGTAGAAACTgattatcaaattacaaacttATTTCATCAGATTCACCATAACATGTTACGCTGGACATACTAATATAAACTATCCAAGTGTGGATTTATCATTATCGCCGCCTCATCAAACTCCCAATAACAGTTAAAACTGCAGCAGACCCCACTGCTCCTATTCCCGCCACCGCAGCCGCTAAACCTTCTCGAGTTTTCCTGCGACCATCCTGAAGGAAACACCAAGTATTACATTTCGAGTGACGAATAAATTTCTAGTCATAAAAACTTTAATCGGCTTAAGGTATTTTCTTGGTTTCAGTGCTTAAGTTTAGAAGTATAGGAACTTTAATTGGTATATAAATTGAAGATGGCAAATGATAAACCGAGAATGttctaataaattaagtttaaagtttttgtttttagtaaaaaaaaatccaaacagaTTTTGTGAatgcaaatatcaaattaccaAATGAACATGTAATCTGATACCAGAGTAAAATATACCTGACGGGATCTAGCTCCGGTCATCATAGGCTTTATCTTTTCTATGAAATTCATCCACAATGATTTGCAGTCCTCTGGTTTAAGTAGATTGGTAGCTTTTGGAGAAACCTGctcatatttgattattatgtGAAACCAGTTTGGCACAGAGACGtgtacaattaaaagaattaaatttgcaCACCACTAAGCATGCATAAATATAACTTAACACACATTCACCAACTGTTACCTCTTTCCATGTGTCTGATCAGGCAGGGGGGTCAAGAACAGTTCCATCCATAAGAGAGGAATAGAGTACATTCTCTATCTGATCAGGCATTTCATCGAAGCGAATGGCCGCCATGATTGATAGTATTCTCAAAGactataacaaaataattgggAGACATTCAGAGGTAGCTCAAAGTTTAACCATTTAAGCATCCCAGCAGCCATTAATCATACAAAATCTAGGCAATCTAGGCAATATTACCTCTGAGAGTGCgttcctttcaatttcatcaaggTTTATTTCCTCAGTCCAATTATACCatgaaattgagttttcatAGTGACTGAGGACCTGTGAAAACCTAGAATACGCCCCAAATctgtaataaaaaacaaaattgaaaaagaagacaGCAACAATGAAGTAATGTACCTATCCTTCATGCGCATCAGAACTCTCCTTGCATCTGCTGCTTGTCTTGCCTTCTTCTTCAATAACTTTCTGGCATGCTTCCTCAAATGCTGCAATTTAGTGTCGATTTCAGAACTGTGCAAATTGAAACTAACAGCAGCATCTGAAAACTCTGATACAGCAGCCTCAGTGTTGCACTCAAAAAGATTTCTTATTGATGCCCACGTATCTCTTTCACCAGCTTCCAATAAGGATTCTACTCTTTTGGCAAGCACAAGAGTTATTTGTTTCTGTGCAGGAGCAACATATCAagatttgataatttgattGAGTAGAGTGACATTCATAGAACCAAGAACGCTAACGGATTGTGATATCAGTGAAAGAAATACCTTGTACTTCGCCATCATTTCTGACAACATATCACAAATAAGTTTTTCGCGGAATTTTGAGGCATTCCACTCACTCTGTTGAATGGCAGCATCTGAAAGAGCACAATATTGAAGGTAACTTGCCAAATCCAGGAAAATAAGTTAGTAGATGAAAGATGCTCACCAATCATATGAACACCATTTTAATCACAGAAGGATGAGCAATAATAGCAACATCTTAAAAAGTTGTAGTCACTTCCCGTCATGTAGTCCTTTAAGTTaccttgttattttgttttctatccCAGGCAATCGCTTTGTTAAATGAAGTATTCATTTAACTAGCATTAATCTTCTGGAGTAAAACTGTAACAACTTGAGATTTGCACGAGTACAGAATGCAAGTGGTCAACTAAGAAGACGAGGTGAAGGAACACATCCTGAGAATGTTGACTACCTGTATACCTTCATTCATTCTAGTGATAGAGGGGATACACGATTTTTGATAGTCCATGAGAGAATAAAACTAATTCTCATGTGGAATCAAATTAATTCAGGGCAGTTTTGGGAGTTTTCCAACGCATGCATATCAGTTAGATATGAAGTTTTTTCTTCAGGTTTAAACTATTTCAGCAGCCATATTACTTGCCCATCGAGTGCCGCTAGTCTCCATTACCAGAGCATGCCAAGGagaattataaaatttcacAATTCATCAAACAGAAGGCTAAATAGCAGTATCTAAGCAATTTAATCAGACCCTCGAGACAAGTGAAAGATTGACAGTTTAACACTTATCTTAACTGTCAAGCTAGACAACTTAGCCTCTTCAGGATAGATATATGCAGCCTACTCAGGATGGATATAAGTCCAGCAGTTAAGTTGTTTAGCTTGACCCTCAAGATAATTCGAATAGAGGACTAGCTGGAAAGTATCTAAACTCATATAAACAGCAACGACAGACAAATCAGATTAGTTCCACCCAAAATTTCAAGGTTCAAATCTAAACTGATGCGCATATCTGCTTAGCCAGAACCTGCAATTATGCAAATAGTTCCTGTCATATTTAAGCTAGTCAATCATTAAATGATTATGGTGCTTTTCATATCCAATCCATTTACAAGTTGCACTGCATCCTTTCGTAAACAATCCAATGCATGTAGTTTCAAGTATCAGAACGATTGACCATGAAAACCATGAGGATAAATTCCATTTCACTGCAGAGCAAGTTTGAATTCCAGCCAACGCTATACagaatttgtaaaaataatttatcataccCAGAAAAGGTAAGCCATTTTAAACAAATCACAGCTACGACTACgattattatactattattactattaaagtGGGAGATGAGACTATAATGATtgtgaagagaagagaaacCTCAATTTCACCCATTGAATATCAAATTGGAAGAATAAGGAGCTTCTGAGATCAAAGGATTGGAGGGTGTGCCGAACTGTAACTCTTTAACTTTCAAGAATCTAAATCACGTGAAAAGAGTTAAACACATGGCTCTCCCCTCAAAGCTAAAATCTACATTCACTATTAGGGACTAACTGTAACTCTTTAACTTTCTAATATAGTTTGTACTGATTTGTTTCCTTTAGGGATTGAACCTCTTCTCATTCAAATATATGCTTctacttttcatttcatcagcaattcatttttttttagaattcattTTTTCAGTTCGGCACAAGTCACAACCTTCATTATTGTTCTACCAAAGAGTACCACAACATTGGAGATAATATTACAGGTAATCTTTCTTTGCATTATTTAGTCCAACACCATCACAagagaattttttattcttgaaagaAGTACTCAGAATTGagaacaaattcaaaattaagaaaagactataatgataaaacaattgaaagaagaGTTGCTTTAGAAGATTATGAAGTCCAAAAAATACCCTTCAGTTTTGTGCATATAAGATGCAAcaacaaaagcaaagaaaaaataaattaatattggatttttagaaaagcaaaaaataaaataaaaaaataaaaatcttcagTGTTTGGAGTCTAAATACCTTCACATACTTGATCAAACTCGCGCATGCACGATTGGGAACAGAGATGAATAGCAGCAACATATTCTTTTCCTTCATTCAGTGACTGTTCCAGGCTAGTTTTAAACCTATTGACTGTGTTCAAATGCAAATGCATCAGCATGGTATCATAGGCATCGCGTACCACCTACATAACATATTGGCACATTTGAGTTGATCAGTATAAGAaacatataaatacaaaaacacccgcgcaaaaaaaaaagcaaaagaaaagatcaaataTCAACAAATTTGACAACAACTAGGGAGGTTAAGAACTGAAAGGGATGAAATATACACGCTAAGGCCTTACCATCAAACGCATTGAGCTTCTCACCAGCAATCTCTTCACATCGAACAGTGGCAACCATGACCTGATAAACAAGATGAGAAGTATATTTACATATGAAACCTGATGGTTTATATTTACAGAGGAAAATGGCGTTTAATAAACCTTGACAGCAGGAAGATCTAAATCGCTgttgtcttttattattttccaaatCTCTTCTGCACGAAGAGGAAATCCTGAAGCAGGTTCAACTTCCTGCCTGTCACCAACAAGACCTCCTGGATAAATGGAATGGACAAACCGCTGCCTCAGTTGAGCAACCTGTAAATGTCAATGCTATCAGAAAAATGGAGTTACGAATTACAGATACTGGATTTCTCACTTTATACTTGCTGTCCTAATTGCTCTCACATCCACAGATCCATAAAATTATCTTATCACAGGACGTAATGCTCATTTTGTCATTCTTACATGATACACTCCTAATGGCTAGTAAACACTCTCCAGTCAAAGTTAAGCACCAATGTGTGTGATGCATGATTATCAAGTTCAAtatgcataaaattaaatatggacTCCAGAGTTAACCTCTACATTAACCACATGAATGCATTGATGTAGGGTATTTAAGAGTATTTGCCCCATAAAGGGTTTTTGGTAAGCTTGGGTTGGAGAATTAGGTTCAGGGTTTGAAATATATGCAGAATGGGAATTAATTTGTTACCAGCGTGTCTAGAAGAATTTCAAAGCTGAGACTAGTGCCTAGAGAGAAGAAGGAAATAGAGAGTAAGAGAGAGAAACCATAGGCACCAGGCTTTCAAAGTAACATAACTCTCAATTTTATCTTGTAATTCAACTCTAATACAGGAATATGCTGCTGTTCTGTCCCTTCACGCAAAGCCAATGATTGTGAATTCCAATTATTTGGTAAGCACGTGCAAAGCTACAAATCATTCCAGACATCAATTCTAGAAAACACGCCGCAGCACAATCTAGAAGAACCCAGGACAAAAGTTTTGAGGATTGACAAACTGCTTTCTTAGTGGAAAAGCTACCTGCTCTTTAAAATTCTCCTCTTGGTATTCATAGCTAGGCAAAGCAGTGATCTCCACCTTCATATCAATAATTAGAAGCATATTAAGTTCatggaaattaaacaaaaaggcAACGTATGATGCATATATGCCAATGGCATCAGTATGGAGATGGAGTTGATTtttcatacattaaaaaactcTCTGAGAGGAGCACTACTGAGAGTCTCAGGCTCAGCAACAGCAGCCCAAATCTGCAGAAAGTATGACCTCAGAAAATGCTGGAgaataagaagagaaataatTGATCCAGAAAGAGAAATGCATAGACAGGGAATAAGAAGTATAAACAAAAGTACCTTCTCAATATCTTCTAAGAGAGCAGTCTTTAAATATTCAAGTGGAGTCTACATAGACAATCAGAAAAGGGACAGAGATTCAGCGTTGAAGATGCATTCAAAGAATGGAGCGCAAGGTGCATGGAATCTTGTCTCAAGAAACTTATGGGCACAACAAGTCCATACCTTTGAGTGATCACGTATAACAAATAGTAGTGTTTTTTTGCGGGGCTTGAATAAACGCTTCATGACCTGAATACAAGAAATAATAGATTATCACATATCAGCTTCAAATTATGTTGGGTGCAATACTCAGTGTTACACACTGGGCTAAATGAATGCAGCTAAACAGTTTTGATAAAAAGGAGTAAGTTTGCTGTGTATATGGAATCGGAGGCTCCTTATCTATATTCTATTCATGATGAGAAATTTGTAGATATATATTTCTCCATATATACCTATTACACACTTAAGTTAATGCAAATTGCTTTCAAATGCCAAGTACCTGGAAAACTGTTTTTAAAAGGGGTCTGCTGGCTGCATGTTCCAGACCAATGTCTTTGTACCACCTGCATATGATACTCAACACAAAATCATTTGACAGAAAAAAGTACTGGACTGCCTTACCGACTATGGAAGGCTacatcatgagtttttttttttttggctaggCAGAGTCATACCCAGTTGTGGACATTTATCAAACTTCCCAGGCAGAAAAGGCATTCGAATATTATAATGATGAACATACAAAACTCACATGTTTATCAATACAACGTCAGCGATTGCCAAGGCGAATAGGGTGCTTTGTTTCTCAAACACTGTGTCATCCTGAAAAAAGTACACATTCGCAGTGCCAAATTAACTTGTATAAGCATCACACTCGCAGATTGAAGCCATAAAGTAATGCAACCAAAAATATTGAAACCATTCAGTAATCAACGATTTGTATGTCACAGAGGTTGCAAAGAATACAATGCAACCATAAAACCCTCTCAATTAACAAAGCAAAGCTAAAGTAATAGAAAGCTCTAAGAGTTACCTCGCCTCTTTGATTGCTGTCCGTGTTGGGAtatttccagaactcaaacacacacaatttacgtggttcggcaacttgcctactccacggagctactggtttgtattaatgaagcttacaaacaatacaaacaaaggaggaggagaatcttctcaactcaactctacactcaagctctctctacacttctctgttctctcttctctctgtgttttcactctCTGCAACTCGTCGGttcttcttctctgtgttcTCTCGATACACTTACAAACACTTCACAAGGGGGCAcattaatatacaattaatgggAGTGAGGGGGAGTCCTCCACCATGTGCTAAGTGGGAGATTAGGTAATCCCACTTGCACATGGTGGGGCTTGCTTGTCTCCAATAAttaacaatctcccacttggagacaaacaatgaaattatcttttatccTTGAAGGCCAACTGAAGTTTTGcacaacttcagtttatcaagtgtaactcctttggttaacatgtcagctggattcttgcttccacagACCTTTTCTAGCATTAGTTGCTCGTCGTCCAGCAGttgtcggatgaagtgatatttgatctgaatatgcttcgtcctggagtgaaatgctggattcttggcaaggaagattgcactctgactATCGCTATACAAAGTACCCTTTCCATTCATCTTGCCCAATTCTTTCAGGAAACTCTGCAGCCATACGatctcttttgcagattctgagactgcaacatattcagcttctgttgttgaaagagcgacgatcttttgcaaggtagaactccaggaaacagCAGTCCCTCCTAGAGTATATACATatcctgtagtgctctttcggctatcaacatctcctgctagatcagcatctacaaaaccttcaagtttcaaaccaccagCTGTGAAACTGAGACAAGTTTCCGAGgaaccttttaagtacctcatgatccatttgaccgcctcccaatgctgctttccaggattgctcatatatcggcttacaactcccactgcatgggcaatgtctggtctggtacagaccatagcatacatcaaagagccgatagctgaggcgtatggaatcttatccatgtatccactttctagctcagtttttggtgactgatctttgctgagcttgaaatgattccccagtggtgtacttactggtttagtattatccatactaaacctgctgagaaccttcttgacatactctgtttgtgaaagctttagtacgcctttgtctttatctctgaagattctcatgccaagtatttgtttagcagctcccagatccttcatttcaaactgttttgacaactgctgtttcagcttatcaatctcctcaatgctggatcctgcaatcaacatatcatctacatataatagtagaatgatgtaggagttgtcaaaatgtttgacatagcaacaatgatcagcttggcatcttgtatatccggaactgcacatgaagttgtcaaacttcttgtaccactgtcttggagcttgcttcaaaccgtataggcttttctgtagcttgcagacttgattctcctttccttgcattgcaaacccctctggctgttgcatgtaaatatcttcctccaagtcaccatgaaggaatgctgtttttacatctaactgttcaagatgtaaattttctgcagctactatccccagaacaactctgattgttgtgagcttcacaactggagaaaatatctcagagtagtcaatgcctttcttttgttgaaaccctttgacaacaagtcttgccttgaaccgtttacttccgtcatgctcagtcttcactctgtaaacccacttgttttgtaaagccttctttccttcaggtagtgtggttagctcccaagtcttgttcttcagcaacgaactcatctcatccttcatggctaactcccacttgcttgagtttccatcttgtaaggattcttcataagttagcggttcaccaccatctgtcaacaaaatgtaattcagtaaaagtgtgaaccgttgcgggggctttatcgtcctcgaagacctgcgaacagctggttcaatttgctccgcatcttcttgtgtagtagcgggtacagatatgcttgagtcttcttgtaaagactcttgattgttgttctgctcagtaacatcgggaaggccttctaatcttatgaattcagatTCTTGTGGCCTTGTATCTGAATCAGCCTTATCTGTTTCTGcacttgatctgtctttgtacataactttctcattgaagatcacgttcctgcttctgataatctttctattctgatcatcccagaaccgaaagccaaattcttcatctccatagccgatgaagaaacatttcttggatttggcatccaacttgttgcgagcatcagaatctatatgaacataggaaacacacccaaagacctttaaatgagagagttgtacttcttttcctctccatacttcctcgggcagtctgaactccaaaggaactgatggtccacggttgatcaagtaaactgcGGTATGAACTGCGTCGGCCCAGAATGTTTGAGGTAACCCTGAAtgcaacctcatgcttctagctcgttcattgatggtcctgttcatccgttcagcaacgccattctgttgcggtgtgcctggaacggtcttttccattctgataccattgacagcacaatactctttgaaacctccatcaatgtattctcctccGTTATCGGATCTCAAGCATTTCAACTTCAGACCTGATTCAGTCTCAACCATAgccttccatttcttgaatgtttcaaacacatcagatttattttttagaaagtaaacccataccttcctgctgaaatcatcaatgaaagtcacgtaataccgagaacctccaagagatgctactggagccggtccccataaatctgtgtgtaccagctctagctttcttggtcttaaAGTCCTGCCAACCTTCAAGAAACTGAGctttttctgttttccaagaacacagctttcacaaatgtctagatcGACATTTTTTAATTCTGCCAGTTTTCCCTTCGACTGAAGTATcttcatccccttttgactcatatggccgagtctacagtgccatagatgtgcttgattttctgcttcagtagaggcaataatgtctgcaaatcttgtggtcatatacagggtgccggttttctttccacgagccaaaaccattgctccctttgataccttccacatacctccagaaaaaggattgaatgaccactatcatcaagttgtccgaccgagatcagcttcttctttagatcaggaacatgccttacattttgcaaggtccatatagatccattcattgtcttgatttgtacatctcctaaacccacaatatccaatggttgtccatcggccagatagactacaccgtgatctccagcaatatagttttgcatcatttcatggtgtggtgtacagtgaaatgaagcaccagaatcaagaacccaatcatcaacaggactatgcacagcaagaatcaaagcatcTTGCACCTCATTTGTGGTAGCGTTTGCAGAGTCAGCTTcaggtttttttcggttttgtgcaattcctcatgaaatgaccaggtttgccacaattccaacattcaacctgcTTTCTGGGTCCAAACTTGCTTTACTtctatatcttgattttgatctgcCTCTGGATAAGGCCTCTATCATGTCTCCTCCCCGAGTGTTGATGTGAGAGCTGATCCTGAGCTTGAACTTCACCCGAGTCTTTTCCTTCGCACTCTTCAGCCAAATCAAGTCTCGAATGTCATCATACttcagtttggattttccagctgaaTTGCTCACGGCTGTCTCATGCTTCCcaactgcttggaagtgaagctagcaaGATGAGTGcacgaatctcatcatcaaactcaatctcaacagatgaTAATTGGATTTGTGATGGTATTGAAGTTGTTGAGGTGTTGCGTAACGGAAGTGTTTTCGACCATCTTCAAGTTAAACAACTTTTTCATCAGATGCACttattatttgctgatggcttctcatacatcccagacaaGGCTTCCATCAATCTTGCAGTGGATCTTTCTTTCGTAACATTGTGAGCAACTCTTCTTGATAAGGATAACCGGACAATGCCCAGAACGTGTCTATCAAGAAGTAgccaatcttcttcttgcataTTTTCTGGTTTACCTCCCCAACAagggaagatgaagtttcttcccatatagataatcctcaatttgcattttccagtatccaaaatctgtcccgtccaaatttttcaattccagctgcttttatttcatctgccattttACTACTTTCTCCGATTCGAATTTccaaatctgaccttacagATGTGTCCGGAACAGCCGAAAACCTGGAATGACACTGAGCTCACCACCAATCGGACTTCGGATGGCTCAGATTTTAGCAATCAAAGTTTAGAATTAACGGACGGTGCAGATGCAGCCGCGTGTCAACCAGAGTACCGCCTGCGCCGCACCGGATCAAAACCTAAGTAGCGGTTCTGATGAAGCCACGTTCACCAATTAGGTCCTGCGTCACACCGTATCAAAACTCAGTAACGTTATGATGAGGCCACGTGTCAGAAGATTATGGCCTGAGTCACACTGGATCAATACTCAATAGTGGTCCTGATTTAACCACGTGTCAACTGATTGGGTCCTGCGTCGTACTGGATCAAAACCCCTCAACGGTTATGATGTAGCCACGTGTCAGAATATCAGCTTCTGCGACACATCGGAACAAAACTCATAgatgacgtggcaggtgacgtggcaggtgacgTGGACGTTGACCGTACGGCTGTGCTGACGTGGCGGGTCAGCCCGACCCGTTTTGCAGAAGCCGGGCGAAGATGGAGCGTGGCGCGCGTACGGCGCGTTGGTGCGCGTGGGCAGTCTGGGCGTCGGCGCGTGTTGGCGCGTGCGGGCATGCAGGACGTCGGTTCTTCGCCGGGTTTGCAACAGTGGATTCGTCCGGTTGTCCTCTACACGATGGTATGTTCAAAAACACATTtggagaactttgatttttgagtttggatcaaacaccctctttgtcaagaacaagctctgataccagttgttgggatatttccagaactcaaacacacacaatttacgtggttcggcaacttgccta
This window contains:
- the LOC18103862 gene encoding protein ROOT HAIR DEFECTIVE 3 homolog 2, which translates into the protein MKMEEGMQLIDGNGKFNVEGLKDFMTATEFAQGVLSYAIVAIIGPQSSGKSTLMNHVFGTNFKMLDAYKRRGQTTKGIWIAKCNDMKPFTIAMDFEGTDSNARGEDNTAFERQSALFALAIADIILINMWYKDIGLEHAASRPLLKTAFQVMKRLFKPRKRTLLFVIRDHSKTPFEYLETALKEDIDKIWDSVAEPETSRSVVLSDFLMWRSLLCLAMTLKRRISKSRLLV